The genome window AATGCTTTAAAAATCAGTGTTAGTTATTCTTTTGGGTCTACAGTATTAGCCGAATTAATGGGTAGTGAAGAAGGATTAGGTATTTACTTATTAAGAGCTCAAGCAACTTTTAGAACAGATAAAGTGATAGCAGTTGTTCTAATTATTATTACTATTAGTTTAATTAGTACTAAATTAGTTTCATTTATAAGTGAAAAAATTATTTTTTGGAATTCTACTAAAAAATAACGATAGGAAAATATTTATGTTAGATATTCATGTTGAAAATTATAATTATAACAAAATAGAACCAGTTATAAAGAAAATTCAAGTAAAATTAAAAAAGGGTGAAATCACTTCAATTATTGGCGCATCAGGGTGTGGAAAATCAACTTTGTTACGAGTTTTGATGGGAATGGAAAATGGAGCATCCGGATTTATAAGAACTGAAAATCAAGAATTTATGTTAGAAAAATGGGGTGAAAAACAAAATTTATTTACTTTAGTACCTCAAATTCCTCATCTCTTACCTTGGAAGAATATTTTAGAAAATATAGCTTTTGTTGTTACAAATATTCAAGTAGAAAAAGAAAAGAAATCTAAAAGAGAAATAGCTTTAGAAGCTCTAAAATTGGTTCAGCTCGATCAACATGCAATGAAATAT of Pigmentibacter sp. JX0631 contains these proteins:
- a CDS encoding ABC transporter ATP-binding protein, with product MLDIHVENYNYNKIEPVIKKIQVKLKKGEITSIIGASGCGKSTLLRVLMGMENGASGFIRTENQEFMLEKWGEKQNLFTLVPQIPHLLPWKNILENIAFVVTNIQVEKEKKSKREIALEALKLVQLDQHAMKYPNEISLGMAQRISFARALVMNSEAILLDEPFASLDAHSKHFFQQWLFQKITQTNKYAILVTHDVREALNLSKDIHVIGEKPAIIKKSFKNIINENEYLTEFEREIISYI